A DNA window from Gammaproteobacteria bacterium contains the following coding sequences:
- a CDS encoding MATE family efflux transporter, which yields MSPRTRHRPSAADLADLLKLAAPIVLIQVGMMLMGVVDTIMVGRLSAVALAAVALANLYSFGIMIFGLGVLLGLDPIVSQALGARDEEAVGRALQRGLVLSAVLTVPISLLLTTVEPVLTLAGQPPEVVPLAAGYVYRVLPGVWPFYAFVVLRQTLQAHRRTAPIVVTIVAANVVNAALNYVLIFGHFGFPELGVLGSAWATCISRWVMALQLLALGGRHLSAHLRRVAPHVLDPKPLGRMLWIGAPIGAQMMLEFGAFAAVALLMGRLGVVEVAAHQVAINLASLTFMVPLGVSSAAAVIIGHAVGRQDAPGVRRAMLAALLVGAAFMSLTAALFIGAPGRLAALYTSDAAVLALAAVLLPIAGVFQIFDGLQVVSLGLLRGLGDTRVPMIVNVVGFWCCGIPASLVLGFGVDLGAVGLWWGLVLGLAAVAAILVLRLRHRASRELVRVVIDDRPVPAAQAGRARSHPQRGARLETTGASASAGASAPIEQVDVAQPALVENEVSAELPRRAVVGPIFDRGRADDVCGAEHAAGSDRHRRDLP from the coding sequence ATGAGCCCGCGGACCCGTCATCGTCCGAGCGCCGCAGATCTTGCGGATCTGCTGAAGCTCGCCGCTCCGATCGTGCTGATCCAGGTCGGCATGATGCTGATGGGCGTGGTGGACACGATCATGGTCGGCCGCCTCTCTGCGGTCGCGCTCGCCGCGGTCGCGCTCGCCAACCTGTACAGCTTCGGGATCATGATCTTCGGGCTCGGTGTGCTGCTCGGGCTCGACCCGATCGTGTCGCAGGCGCTCGGCGCACGCGACGAGGAGGCGGTCGGCCGGGCGCTTCAGCGCGGGCTCGTGCTGTCGGCCGTGCTGACCGTGCCGATCTCGCTCCTGCTGACGACCGTGGAGCCCGTGCTGACGCTCGCCGGGCAGCCGCCGGAGGTGGTGCCGCTCGCCGCGGGTTACGTGTATCGAGTCCTGCCCGGCGTGTGGCCGTTCTACGCGTTCGTCGTCCTGCGTCAGACGCTGCAGGCGCACCGGCGCACCGCGCCGATCGTCGTGACGATCGTGGCGGCGAACGTCGTGAACGCCGCGTTGAATTACGTTTTGATCTTCGGCCACTTCGGGTTTCCGGAGCTCGGCGTGCTCGGCTCGGCGTGGGCGACGTGCATCAGCCGCTGGGTGATGGCTCTTCAGCTGCTCGCGCTCGGCGGGCGGCACCTGAGCGCCCACTTGCGGCGCGTCGCGCCGCACGTGCTCGACCCGAAGCCGCTCGGGCGGATGCTGTGGATCGGCGCTCCGATCGGCGCGCAGATGATGCTCGAGTTCGGCGCTTTCGCGGCGGTCGCGCTGCTGATGGGGCGGCTCGGCGTCGTCGAGGTCGCGGCGCATCAAGTCGCGATCAATCTCGCGTCGTTGACCTTCATGGTTCCGCTCGGCGTCTCGTCCGCGGCGGCCGTGATCATCGGCCACGCGGTCGGGAGGCAGGACGCGCCCGGCGTTCGGCGGGCGATGCTCGCCGCGCTTCTCGTCGGCGCCGCGTTCATGTCGCTCACCGCCGCGCTGTTCATCGGCGCGCCCGGCCGGCTCGCGGCGCTGTATACGAGCGATGCCGCGGTTCTCGCGCTGGCCGCGGTGCTGCTGCCGATTGCGGGCGTGTTCCAGATCTTCGACGGATTGCAGGTCGTCTCGCTCGGGCTGCTGCGCGGTCTCGGCGATACCCGCGTTCCGATGATCGTCAACGTCGTGGGTTTCTGGTGCTGCGGGATCCCGGCGAGCCTCGTGCTCGGCTTCGGCGTCGATCTCGGCGCCGTCGGTCTGTGGTGGGGCCTCGTGCTCGGGCTGGCGGCCGTGGCCGCGATTCTCGTGCTGCGGTTGAGGCACAGGGCGTCGCGCGAGCTCGTGCGCGTCGTGATCGACGATCGGCCGGTCCCCGCGGCGCAAGCGGGCCGTGCGCGGTCGCACCCGCAGCGCGGCGCGCGACTCGAGACGACCGGTGCGTCGGCGAGCGCGGGCGCGTCAGCGCCGATCGAGCAGGTCGATGTCGCGCAGCCGGCCTTGGTCGAAAACGAGGTAAGCGCGGAACTGCCCCGGCGAGCGGTCGTAGGTCCAATATTCGACCGAGGTCGTGCCGACGACGTATGTGGCGCCGAGCACGCCGCGGGCTCTGATCGGCACCGACGAGACCTCCCGTGA